Proteins encoded together in one Miscanthus floridulus cultivar M001 chromosome 16, ASM1932011v1, whole genome shotgun sequence window:
- the LOC136514441 gene encoding ethylene-responsive transcription factor 12-like produces the protein MQQMEWDMRGGGGGHGGAVGDGGGPGGRGLTVGGVAVGGGDQHQQRVEAAHYRGVRKRPWGRYAAEIRDPWRKTRVWLGTYDTPVEAAMAYDRAALALRGTKARTNFTPGRGAACARAGATPVQARPLPLSHQALAAPGGHFGGLDVTHSSPWHVVYLPPRLHQAVVAPPMPLVAAVAGDVASSLPSTALELRTGPKALPFDLNEPPSLLFGSRSP, from the coding sequence ATGCAACAGATGGAGTGGGACAtgagagggggaggaggagggcacGGTGGCGCTGTTGGAGACGGTGGTGGGCCGGGAGGACGCGGCCTCACTGTCGGAGGCGTTGCTGTCGGGGGCGGGGACCAGCACCAGCAGCGCGTGGAGGCGGCGCACTACCGCGGCGTGCGGAAGCGGCCGTGGGGCCGGTACGCGGCGGAGATCCGCGACCCCTGGAGGAAGACGCGCGTGTGGCTGGGCACCTACGACACCCCCGTCGAGGCCGCCATGGCCTACGACCGCGCCGCGCTCGCGCTGCGCGGCACCAAGGCCAGGACCAACTTCACCCCCGGGCGCGGcgccgcctgcgcccgcgccggCGCCACGCCCGTCCAGGCTCGCCCGCTCCCGCTATCGCACCAGGCGCTGGCGGCGCCCGGCGGCCACTTCGGCGGGCTCGATGTCACCCACTCCTCGCCCTGGCACGTCGTCTATCTCCCGCCCAGGCTGCACCAGGCCGTGGTGGCGCCGCCGATGCCCCTTGTGGCAGCAGTGGCGGGGGACGTCGCCTCGTCGCTGCCGTCCACGGCGCTGGAGCTCCGGACGGGGCCCAAGGCCCTCCCGTTCGACCTCAACGAGCCGCCGTCGCTGCTGTTCGGCTCGCGATCTCCATGA
- the LOC136512991 gene encoding structural maintenance of chromosomes protein 4-like, with protein MAMEISPTQSPPRTPRRAAKPRLFIKEMVLRNFKSYAGEQRIGPFHKSFSAVVGPNGSGKSNVIDAMLFVFGKRAKQMRLNKVSELIHNSSNHQNLDSAGVSVHFQEIIDMDDGNYSAVEGSDFVISRVAFRDNTSKYYINERGSNFTEVTKLLKGKGVDLDNNRFLILQGEVEQISLMKPKAQGPHDEGFLEYLEDIIGTNQYVEKIEEAYKQLEVLNEKRTASVQMLKLAEKERDSLESAKNEAETYMLKELSLLKWQEKATKLASDDAISRVNQCQENVADLEKNLASEREKIQQNSQTLKEMESIYNKHVKRQEDLENNMKSCKDQFKEFERKDVKYREDLKHLKQNIKKLDDKAEKDTSKRDEKTKEMEESSNLIPQLEAEIPKLQERFNEEEKVLEQIKASSREETERLRAELTQVRTELEPWENQIIEHKGRLDVASAEKKLMKEKHDGAQAELTEAQNQMESIKEKVKTKDSYIVELQEKIEKHQNEASEARKIEQECQKQEDSLIPLEQAARQKVAEMKTTRDSEKNQSTALKAILQSKESNEIQGIYGRLGDLGAIDAKYDVAISTAASSGLNYIVVETINSAQACIELLRRRNREETVTCLILEKQTHLLHKIKERVRTPEGVPRLFDLVKVKDEKLKLAFFHVLGNTVVANDLDQASRIAYTAAKEFRRVVTLGGELFEKSGTMSGGGKRVQRGMMGTAIRESFSEEAIKTAENELTKLVDELNKLREKMNDAKKHYRSMEDAKSRLEMELAKAKKEVESMNAQYIYNEKRLESLKAASQPKGDEIRRMKELDGIISSEQAELDRLTKCSSKLKDLASELQQKIENAGGKMLKDQKAKVGNIQSELDKTSSEINRHKVNITSGEKLVKRLTKGIEESKKDREKLFAEKENMMSMFKEIEKKAFIVQEEYKKTQEMIDNHKVELDKTKEEYTKLKKAMDELRASEVDAEYKLQDTKRLAKEWEMKVKTLKKRLDEIQTNVVKHMDQIQKDAVDPEKLKATLGDEQLNDTCDMKRAMEMVALLEAQIKDLSPNLDSIAEYRTKARLYGERVDELNATTQERDDLKKLYDGLRKRRLDEFMAGFNIISLKLKEMYQMITLGGDAELELVDSLDPFSEGVVFSVRPPKKSWKNIANLSGGEKTLSSLALVFALHHYKPTPLYVMDEIDAALDFKNVSIVGHYVKDRTKDAQFIIISLRNNMFELADRLVGIYKTDNCTKSITINPGSFAESMKLV; from the exons GATGGGAACTACAGTGCTGTTGAGGGTAGTGACTTTGTCATCTCAAGGGTTGCTTTCCGTGACAACACTTCTAAATACTACATAAATGAGCGTGGAAGCAATTTTACTGAAGTAACTAAACTGCTGAAGGGCAAGGGAGTTGACCTTGATAATAATCGCTTTCTCATCCTCCAG GGTGAGGTTGAGCAAATCTCCCTAATGAAACCAAAGGCTCAAGGTCCACATGATGAAGGTTTTCTAGAATATCTTGAAGACATAATAGGGACAAACCAGTATGTTGAAAAAATTGAAGAAGCGTACAAGCA ACTCGAAGTGCTCAATGAAAAGCGAACAGCATCAGTGCAGATGCTAAAATTAGCTGAGAAGGAAAGAGACAGTTTAGAG AGTGCAAAAAATGAAGCTGAAACATACATGCTGAAGGAACTTTCGCTTCTGAAATGGCAAGAAAAGGCAACAAAGCTGGCTTCTGATGATGCTATCTCACGTGTTAATCAGTGTCAAGAGAATGTGGCAGACCTGGAAAAGAATCTTGCCTCCGAAAG GGAGAAGATACAGCAGAATTCTCAAACTCTGAAGGAAATGGAGTCTATTTACAATAAACATGTCAAAAGGCAAGAG GACCTTGAAAATAACATGAAGAGCTGCAAGGACCAGTTTAAAGAGTTTGAGAGGAAAGATGTAAAATACAGGGAAGATTTAAAGCATCTTAAGCAGAATATCAAGAAGCTGGATGACAAAGCTGAAAAG GATACATCAAAACGTGATGAAAAAACAAAAGAGATGGAGGAGTCATCCAATCTCATTCCACAGCTGGAGGCAGAAATACCCAAATTGCAAGAGCGATTTAATGAAGAAGAGAAAGTCTTAGAGCAGATCAAAGCATCCTCTCGAG AAGAAACTGAGAGGCTTCGTGCTGAACTTACTCAAGTACGAACTGAACTTGAACCATGGGAAAATCAAATTATTGAGCATAAAGGAAGGTTAGATGTTGCATCTGCTGAGAAAAAGTTAATGAAAGAAAAG CATGATGGAGCTCAAGCAGAATTAACTGAAGCACAAAACCAGATGGAAAGTATAAAGGAGAAAGTTAAAACAAAGGATTCATACATTGTGGAGCTTCAAGAAAAAATAGAGAAACACCAGAATGAAGCATCTGAAGCTCGCAAAATTGAACAG GAATGCCAAAAACAGGAGGATTCACTGATCCCTCTGGAACAAGCAGCAAGGCAGAAAGTTGCAGAGATGAAAACCACTAGGGATTCTGAGAAGAACCAAAGTACTGCTCTGAAAGCAATTTTGCAATCCAAGGAATCAAATGAAATACAAGGCATTTATGGTAGGCTTGGTGATCTTGGTGCAATTGATG CAAAATATGATGTGGCCATATCAACAGCAGCTTCATCTGGGCTTAATTATATTGTGGTTGAAACAATAAATTCGGCCCAAGCTTGTATTGAGTTGTTACGTAGAAGGAACCGTGAGGAAACTGTAACTTGTTTGATCCTG GAAAAACAAACGCACCTCCTTCACAAAATTAAAGAGAGAGTAAGAACACCTGAAGGAGTTCCACGCCTTTTTGATCTGGTAAAGGTTAAAGATGAGAAGCTGAAGTTAGCCTTCTTCCATGTCTTGGGGAATACTGTTGTTGCAAATGATCTTGATCAG GCTTCGCGAATTGCATATACTGCGGCAAAGGAGTTCCGTCGGGTAGTTACCCTAGGCGGTGAACTGTTTGAGAAATCTGGTACCATGAGTGGTGGTGGTAAAAGGGTACAACGAGGCATGATGGGAACAGCTATCCGAGAAAGCTTTTCAGAAGAGGCTATTAAAACTGCTGAAAATGAACTTACAAAGCTTGTTGACGAACTCAACAAGCTGCGCGAAAAAATGAATGATGCTAAAAAACACTATCGATCCATGGAAGATGCTAAATCCCGTCTTGAAATGGAATTGGCAAAAGCTAAAAAGGAG GTTGAGAGTATGAATGCACAGTATATTTACAATGAAAAGCGACTAGAGTCTCTGAAAGCCGCATCACAACCCAAAGGTGATGAGATTCGCAGAATGAAAGAGCTGGATGGCATCATATCTAGTGAGCAAGCTGAACTAGATAGACTCACAAAGTGTTCCAGCAAACTTAAAGATCTG GCTTCAGAACTTCAACAGAAAATTGAAAATGCTGGAGGGAAGATGCTGAAGGACCAGAAGGCAAAAGTTGGCAACATCCAATCT GAACTTGACAAAACAAGTTCAGAAATCAACAGACACAAAGTTAACATAACTTCAGGTGAGAAGTTGGTGAAAAGGTTAACCAAGGGCATTGAGGAGTCCAAGAAAGATAGAGAAAAACTTTTTGCTGAAAAGGAGAATATGATGTCTATGTTCAAAGAGATTGAGAAGAAAGCATTTATTGTTCAGGAAGAGTATAAGAAAACACAGGAG ATGATAGACAACCATAAGGTTGAGCTTGACAAAACTAAGGAAGAATACACCAAACTAAAAAAAGCAATGGATGAACTGAGAGCCTCTGAG GTTGACGCTGAGTACAAATTGCAAGATACAAAAAGGCTTGCCAAGGAGTGGGAAATGAAGGTGAAAACACTCAAGAAAAGGCTTGATGAAATTCAGACAAATGTTGTTAAACACATGGATCA AATCCAAAAGGATGCTGTTGATCCTGAGAAACTCAAAGCGACTCTAGGTGATGAGCAACTAAATGACACGTGTGACATGAAAAGGGCAATGGAGAtggtggcattgttggaggctcAGATTAAAGATTTGAGCCCAAACCTGGATTCCATAGCAGA GTACCGCACAAAGGCTCGCTTGTATGGTGAGCGTGTTGATGAGCTAAATGCTACCACTCAGGAACGTGATGATCTTAAAAAGTTGTACGATGGGTTAAGGAAGAGAAG GCTAGATGAATTCATGGCTGGGTTCAACATAATATCTTTGAAACTGAAGGAGATGTACCAG ATGATTACTCTTGGAGGTGATGCCGAACTGGAACTTGTTGATTCCTTGGACCCATTTTCAGAAGGTGTTGTTTTCAGTGTGAGGCCTCCAAAGAAAAGCTGGAAAAACATTGCCAATTTATCTGGTGGTGAGAAG ACGCTTAGTTCGCTAGCTTTGGTGTTTGCTCTTCACCACTATAAACCTACTCCCTTATATGTTATGGATGAGATTGATGCTgcgttgg ACTTTAAGAATGTATCAATTGTGGGACACTATGTGAAAGATAGGACCAAAGATGCACAATTCATCATTATAAG TCTGAGGAACAACATGTTTGAACTAGCCGACAGGTTGGTTGGTATTTACAAGACGGACAACTGCACCAAGAGTATAACAATCAACCCAGGAAGCTTCGCCGAGAGCATGAAATTAGTGTAG